A single window of Mangifera indica cultivar Alphonso chromosome 18, CATAS_Mindica_2.1, whole genome shotgun sequence DNA harbors:
- the LOC123202354 gene encoding chaperone protein dnaJ 20, chloroplastic-like: MRDLSRHVKVSSMLWFCFFLNPMPCLTYHNTDYIIYQSSTLSFPALSTSVHLSFSHKKIMSLQMSPYATKPSPITHKKLARQKIGCHLEPASCKMAVQRGSKSSFYQVLSLDNSESVGFDEIKKAYRRMALQYPPDVCPSVAKEESTKRFVELQQAYETLSDPVSRKMYDYEMGFDDSLGPLCGEERRRRDCFPKKVWEELFGNCNC; the protein is encoded by the coding sequence ATGCGGGATTTGTCCAGGCATGTCAAAGTTTCCTCAATGCtctggttttgtttttttcttaatccAATGCCATGCCTAACTTATCATAATACAGACTACATAATTTATCAATCCTCAACTCTATCTTTCCCGGCTCTCTCAACTTCAGTCCATCTCTCCTTCTCTCATAAGAAAATCATGTCCTTGCAAATGAGTCCTTATGCAACAAAACCAAGTCCGATTACCCACAAAAAATTGGCCAGGCAAAAGATTGGATGTCATTTAGAACCTGCTTCATGCAAAATGGCTGTTCAAAGAGGAAGTAAAAGCAGTTTTTATCAAGTGCTTTCGCTCGATAATTCAGAAAGCGTAGGGTTTGATGAGATAAAGAAGGCGTACAGGAGAATGGCTCTTCAGTATCCCCCTGATGTTTGTCCTTCTGTGGCGAAAGAAGAATCCACAAAACGATTCGTTGAGCTTCAGCAGGCTTATGAGACATTGTCGGATCCTGTTTCTCGTAAAATGTATGATTATGAGATGGGTTTTGACGATTCTTTAGGGCCCCTTTGTGGTGAAGAACGGAGGAGGAGAGATTGTTTTCCGAAGAAAGTTTGGGAAGAGCTATTTGGCAATTGCAATTGCTAG
- the LOC123201410 gene encoding cytochrome c oxidase assembly protein COX15 produces the protein MFQSRVISTILKRNKACVNTIASSLKETTSFRASLSSSSSSSSSTLARSSLYGFRSLFKGYNVPSLRGLSTAATVGMEAKEGLKLLVTGGPRAQKMVGTWLFVSAAWVFSMVVLGGITRLTRSGLSMTDWKFTGGLPPLSDEEWLQEFEKYKQSPEYKRVNKGMSVEDFKFIYWMEYAHRMWGRGLGIIFALPFSYFLRKGYITLRLGLRLSTLFALGAGQGLIGWWMVKSGLEEPPSEYSEPRVSPYRLAAHLTSAFVIYSGLVWTALSVVMPEPPAESVAWVHGAAKVKKLALPVSIIVGITAVSGAFVAGNDAGHAYNTFPKMGDTWIPDDVFDMKPLIRNFFENTSTVQLDHRILATTSLLAIGALWLSTRKLDIHPAVRSMIGTTVGMAALQVTLGISTLLSYVPVSLGTAHQAGALTLLTFMILLNHTVRRPSASLLKSLPQVAKPF, from the exons ATGTTTCAAAGCAGAGTGATCTCCACCATTCTTAAGAGAAACAAAGCTTGTGTGAACACCATCGCATCCAGCCTCAAAGAAACGACCTCGTTTAGAgcttctctctcttcttcttcttcatcatcctcATCTACACTTGCAAGGAGTTCCCTTTATGGATTCAGATCTCTCTTTAAG GGATATAATGTGCCATCTTTGAGGGGCTTGTCGACTGCTGCCACTGTAGGCATGGAAGCTAAGGAGGGATTGAAGCTACTTGTAACTGGAGGTCCCCGAGCTCAGAAAATGGTTGGGACCTGGCTTTTTGTCTCTGCTGCTTGGGTGTTTAGTATGGTGGTGCTTGGTGGCATCACTCGACTAACACGATCTGGTCTTTCAATGACTGACTGGAAATTCACTGGTGGCCTCCCTCCTCTATCAGATGAGGAATGGTTGCAGGAATTTGAGAAATATAAGCAGTCACCTGAATATAAGCG TGTAAACAAAGGGATGAGTGTTgaagatttcaaatttatttattggatGGAATATGCACATCGTATGTGGGGAAGGGGACTGGGTATCATTTTTGCTCTgccattttcatattttcttcgTAAGGGATATATTACCTTACGACTTGGACTGAGACTGTCTACTCTTTTTGCCCTTGGTGCTGGTCAGGGACTAATTGGGTGGTGGATGGTTAAAAGTGGTTTGGAG GAGCCACCTTCTGAATATTCTGAGCCTAGAGTGAGCCCTTACCGTCTGGCGGCCCATCTCACTTCTGCATTTGTCATCTACAGTGGCCTCGTTTGGACTGCTCTCTCTGTTGTTATGCCTGAACCACCAGCAGAATCGGTTGCATGGGTTCATGGGGCAGCAAAAGTGAAAAAGCTTGCCCTTCCTGTGAGCATTATTGTAGGCATCACAGCTGTCTCAGGCGCTTTTGTTGCAGGAAATGATGCT GGCCATGCTTATAATACTTTTCCGAAGATGGGGGATACATGGATTCCTGATGACGTGTTTGATATGAAGCCACTAATTCGCAACTTCTTTGAAAATACATCAACAGTTCAG CTTGATCACCGTATCCTTGCCACAACCTCCTTGCTTGCTATTGGTGCTTTATGGCTGTCAACAAGAAAGTTGGATATACATCCTGCAGTCCGGTCGATGATAGGAACCACAGTTGGCATGGCTGCTCTTCAG GTGACTTTAGGGATTTCAACACTTCTCTCATATGTTCCCGTTTCACTTGGCACTGCACATCAGGCTGGGGCTTTGACTCTTCTGACTTTTATGATCTTGCTCAATCACACTGTGCGAAGGCCTTCAGCATCTCTTCTTAAATCTCTTCCGCAAGTCGCCAAACCATTCTGA